Within the Miscanthus floridulus cultivar M001 chromosome 2, ASM1932011v1, whole genome shotgun sequence genome, the region AATAGCGGGgatcggtaatgttaccttgatgtcaCGAGTGATGGGTTCTAGGAGTTCTTACTGGATATGTccatgcagggtttgggtctAATGTTTGTGACGGGGCCGATGTAACCTGCATGAGCCTCCCATTCTTCTGTATCTATCATTCGGCAGTGGCCcaagccattcgattgacttgggtgacctgatagcctctccttgatggagattccataggtaggccTCTCCATACCCTTCctgagaaggtggaggttaaTATTTGGGGTGTGGAGGCAAaggctctgatcatgctggtgggcaaaaacaccatagctgctggggcgtaggGTCCTAGCGGTTCGACTAGGTTTACCCAAATTTTTTGCGCCCGCACAccatgcctctagtttttaaatgtaagaaggggtcgggcaaagagaatgtctagggAATAGACACTCCTACCAGCCCTCGAGCAATGTTTGACCCCTACCATTATCAGGGTCGGAGGCTTGGTATCAAAATTAATACGTAAAGTAAGTAAGTAAGGATGCTTGTCTGTCGGTGGCGGTTtggagccgttcgatcgacctgggcaccgattttacctcgatggtaagagtgatgggtttggaGAACCTCCACTAGATATGGGCATGATCATGTCTGCTCCTTACCTGCTTCTCACTGGTGgccaagccgtccgatcgactcgtGTTACCTGTTGAGACAAGTTTTTCCTACGAAAAATAGAGGATGAGGACATCCtgtgcaagaatttagttagacaGGTAAGTCAAACAGAGAAAACTTGTGACAAATGGATAAGCTCTTGAATTTTTTGGTGTAGCAAATGGTctcttagctcttctcccctttttgcatAAAGagttagtgcattccgacccttttcgTTGTTATGGTCACAAAAGCTAAGAGTGCGGGAGGGCCaattctgattatgctggtgagtaAAGACACTGTACCTGCTGGGGCGTAGGTATCCCACAGTCTgactagttatactcagagcttgttctcgtaaacctagctcctaggtcctAACGTAAAAAAAGATGGGAAGGCACCAAAAATGTTTGTTggatagatatgctcatatcagcccctgagtgagatccgacccctcgctgttgctagggtcagatgtcactaaaaAATTAGGGAGTTGGATAACAAAATTTATCAAAGAAAATGTGTGTTTATTAAGGgcaaaagcgacgtagctgctcgatgttctaggcattagtAAAAACCTCACCGTTGATGGTCtttagcttgtaggtgcctggccaGAACACCACCACGACAATGTACAGTCCCTCCCACGGTGGgaagagcttgtggtggtccttgttgctctgtacgaggaggaggaccaggtctccgacgttgaaggctcggcccCACACTCGTCtattgtggtaccatcgcaacacctattggtacttggccgagcgaaggAGGGTGACGTCACGTGCTTCATCCAGCTGaaccatggcatcctcgagggacaccctggctccctgttcatcatatgccctgatccttggtgctctatagccgaggtcggttgggaggacggcctcggaaccgtagaccatgaagaatggtgtgtagctggtggctcaACTAGGTGTTGTCCTTAGGCTTCAGAGTATTGAAGGAAGCTCAGTGACCCACCGTgtgccaaatttgttcaaccggttgaagatcctaggcttgaggcctcgtaggaccatgccgtttgcatgctcgacctgcccattcgttcgggggtgcgcgatggcggcccaatcgacccagatgtgatattcatcgtagaatcaaaggaacttgtTTCCATTGAACTGCTTGCCATTATCCATGATGATagagtttgggaccccaaagtgatggatgatgtcgaggaagaacagtacggcttgctcagatttgatcgcaGAGATCgtccgagcttctatccactttgtaaacttgtctttggtgacaagcaagtgggtgtagcctccgggcaccctcttgagaggtccgaccagatcaagcccctagaccatgaatggccacatgataGGGATTGTCTGGAGTGCTTCGGCCAGTAAGTGAATccgccgagcatagtactgacacccttcataggtgcgcatgaTCTGCTCAGAGTTGGCTacagcggtgggccagtagaagccctatcggaacgtATTTTTGACCTAGGTTCTATGCATgtcatggtgaccgtagaccccaccgtggatatcactcagcaaatgcttcccctgctcaatggggatgcagcgctgtaggatcctagtgtggcttcgcttgtcgagttcaccctccacaagaacaaaggacttggcatgacgtgcgagctgtcgagcctccatcttgtccgtCGGTAGCACGTCAcgaaggaggtagtcgaggtataGCGTCCTCTAGttgaccagagggtcaggctctattgcggggtcctcttcgagctccatgacttcagggtcagATGGAGCTGTTGATTTGTCAGCCCCTGGGCCTAGATTGGACGgaccatcaccaccttgttctgaCCCATCATAATGAatcgagggcttgtgttggttgctggcaaagacacccattggcacggGCTCTCGGCCAGATGCTATTTTCGCAAGCGCATTGGCCGCCTCGTTGAggtgcctcgggatgtgattgagctcgaggccatcgaacttgtcctccaactggcGGACTTCTCGGTAATATGTggccatcttggcgtcatggtagcttgactccttcatgacttggtcgatgactagctgggaATCTCCTTGGATGTCAAGGCATCAGATGCCCAACTTGATGGtaatgcgtaggccgttgatgagcgcctcatattcggccacattgctGGAGGAGAGGAAATGGAgacggaccatgtacctcatgcgtaccccgaggggtgatacgaagaccagccccacgccagcgcccttcttcatcagtgatctatTGAAgcacatcatccagtactcttaatCGATGATtgccggtggcatttggacctcggtccattctatGACGAAATCtaccaacacctaggacttgatggccgtctagGAGACATacgcaatgccctgacccattagcttgagtgcccattttgcggttcttcccatggcatcttggttctggacgacctcgccgagggggaaggacgtcacttctgtcaccggatgtgactcgaagtagtggcgcagcttcctcttggtgatgaggatggcatacagAAGCTTCTGGATTTAGGGGTAGCGGGTCTTTGGGTCAGATAggaccttgctaatgaagtatACAGGGTGCTacactttgagggtgtgcccctcttcttcccgctccactaccagggtggcgctgaccacttgcatggtggccgcaatgtagagcagaaagGGTTTTCCATCggtaggaggaactaggatcggggcctttatcagaagcagtttgaccatgtcaagtgcctcctgggcctcaaaTGTCCATTCAAAGTGGCCGGCCTTCTTcaaaagtcgataaagggggtGAGATGAACTGGCTGAGTGCGGCGAGACACCCTGTAACTCACTGTattccctttatgttctgaattaggcccatcctagtgatggctgagatcttatCCGGATTGGCAtcaatgccacgctcagagacgatgaaaccaagcagcatacccctcgggaccccgaaaacgcacttctcaggattgagtttgatgccgtttgctcagagttttgcaaaggtctgctcaagatcggctatgaggtggttagcctatttggacttgactatgatgtcgtcaacataggcctcaacggtccacccaatgaggtcctcaaaacacttgagcatacaacgctggtatgtagccccagcgttcttcagacagaatagcattgtgacgtagcagaacgatccgaagggggtgatgaaaaaTGTTGCGAGCTagttagactctttcatcatgatttgatggtacccagagtacgcatcaaggaagcagagggttccgcaccctgaggtagagttaaCTAtatggtctatgcatggcaaaggaaatagatcctttgggcatgctttgttgagacccatatagtcaacacacatcctttatttcccactcttctttcgtacaagaataggattggctaaccactctgggtggtacacttccttgatgaattcggccaccaaaagctttgtgatctcctcgccgatggtcctgcgttttccctcgtcgaagcgacgcaggcgttgtttcatcagcttggagcctaggtggattttcaaggcatgctcagcgacttcccttagaatgcctagcatgtctgagggtttccatgcgaagatgtctttgttggcgtgAAGGAAGCCAacgagtgtgctttcctattcagaggaaagtgtggtacTAATGCGCACCATTTTTCCCACGGTGctcctagggtctatgaggacctccttagagccTTCCGCTCACTTGAAAAACTTGGTCAACCTTTTGGGGTTGggcgcttcttcgatgacctcttTTTTTATGTTCGCGAGCTCTCTGGAGGCTACGATCGCTGCGATGTGATCACAGCACTCGACTTTGCACTCGTAGGCGCCCTGAAAGGagatgccgatggtgatgaccctgcctaggcccgacatctttagcttgaggtaggtgtagttggggatggccatgaacttcgcatagcatggttgtcccaggatggcatggtaagtTCTATGGAACCCCACCACTTCGAAAGTGAGGGTAtccatcctatagttggacgGACCCCTGAAGGTGataggtagatcgatctgcccaagcagcatggcctgctttctaggcacgatgccatgaaaAGGGCGCTCCGGTTGGCCGGATGCGCGCTCGGTCAACGCCCATAGCAACGAGcgtctcggcgtacatgatgttgaggccactgcctccatccatcagtactttggtgagccactttgtgccgatgattgggtcgaccacgagcAGGTATCTCCGTGGCTATGGGACGCTCTTTAGGTGGTCGGTCTGATCGAAGGTTTTAGCGGACTCTAACCACtggaggaaggcaggtgtggccgGTTCAATCGCATGGACCTCGTGGCACATGATCTTCTAGCGACACTTGGAGTTGTATGCCTCTAATCcttcaaagatcatgaggtagccattcgGTGTTGGAAAGTCATCATCCTTCCCCTCGGCATTATCCGTGGTAGGGtcggggtccttcccatgctcccctttgttggagcctctagacaagaaccgcttcatgagggcgtagtccttgtacagatgcttgatggggaaggcatggtttgggcatggcccctcgagtagtttttcaaagtggttcggagtgccatCCATGGGCTTCCATCCACCCCTACGGTTAGCAGTGGCCACGAGAGAGCCCCcacgccgttgcttcttgtttttctttttggcgggac harbors:
- the LOC136536007 gene encoding uncharacterized protein gives rise to the protein MLLGQIDLPITFRGPSNYRMDTLTFEVVGFHRTYHAILGQPCYAKFMAIPNYTYLKLKMSGLGRVITIGISFQGAYECKVECCDHIAAIVASRELANIKKEVIEEAPNPKRLTKFFK